The following coding sequences lie in one Nitratireductor mangrovi genomic window:
- the ftsA gene encoding cell division protein FtsA: MSWLAGPRGDTGARSGVVTVLDVGSSKICCIIGKLRPAETGQLLKGRTHQAKVVGIGHQKSHGVKSGMVVDLDHAESAIRLAVDAAERMAGVTVDSLIVNLSAGRLKSDVSTATVNLGGHAAAAADIKKVLAAGAKQALEVERELVHSLAVGFTLDAERGVRDPRGMIGETLGVDMHVLTADAAPIRNLELCINRAHLSVERMVATPYASGLAALVDDEAELGAACIDMGGGTTTISVFAEGKFVHAESIPVGGRHVTLDMARGLSTSVETAERLKVMHGSALPSAADDRDIVNIPPVGGDDGDEPHQVPRSVMARIIRARVEETLEIVRERLSRSGYGSTVGKRVVLTGGASQLAGMPEAARRVLGRNVRIGRPLGVAGLPEAAKGPAFAAAVGLMIYPQVASFENNRVSGFLRMRSTGTGGRFQRMGQWLRDSF; the protein is encoded by the coding sequence ATGAGCTGGCTCGCCGGACCGCGAGGAGATACGGGCGCGCGCTCGGGTGTCGTGACCGTGCTCGACGTGGGTTCGAGCAAGATCTGCTGCATCATCGGCAAGCTCCGACCCGCGGAGACTGGCCAGTTGCTCAAGGGGCGCACGCATCAGGCCAAAGTGGTCGGCATCGGTCACCAGAAGTCACACGGGGTCAAGTCGGGCATGGTCGTCGATCTCGACCATGCCGAAAGCGCCATCAGGCTCGCCGTCGACGCCGCCGAGCGGATGGCGGGAGTGACCGTCGATTCGCTGATCGTCAACCTGTCGGCCGGCCGCTTGAAGAGCGACGTCTCGACCGCGACGGTCAATCTCGGGGGGCATGCGGCGGCCGCCGCGGATATCAAGAAAGTCCTTGCGGCCGGCGCCAAGCAGGCGCTGGAAGTCGAGCGCGAACTCGTCCATTCGCTGGCGGTCGGTTTCACGCTCGATGCCGAACGCGGCGTGCGCGACCCGCGCGGCATGATCGGCGAAACGCTGGGCGTCGACATGCATGTGCTGACGGCCGACGCGGCCCCGATCCGCAATCTCGAACTGTGCATCAACCGGGCGCATCTTTCCGTCGAGCGCATGGTGGCCACGCCATATGCAAGCGGGCTTGCAGCGCTCGTTGACGATGAGGCCGAGTTGGGCGCGGCCTGCATCGACATGGGCGGCGGCACGACAACCATTTCGGTGTTCGCCGAAGGCAAGTTCGTACATGCCGAATCTATCCCGGTCGGCGGCAGGCATGTGACGCTGGACATGGCGCGCGGCCTTTCGACCAGCGTCGAGACCGCCGAGCGGCTGAAGGTCATGCATGGCTCGGCGCTGCCGAGTGCCGCCGACGACCGTGACATCGTGAATATTCCGCCGGTCGGCGGCGACGATGGTGACGAGCCGCACCAGGTGCCGCGCTCGGTGATGGCGCGCATCATCCGCGCGCGGGTCGAGGAAACACTGGAGATCGTGCGCGAGCGGCTTAGCCGGTCCGGCTACGGCTCGACCGTCGGCAAGCGTGTGGTGCTGACTGGTGGCGCCAGCCAGTTGGCGGGGATGCCGGAGGCGGCGCGTCGCGTGCTCGGGCGCAATGTGCGCATCGGGCGGCCGCTCGGCGTGGCGGGGTTGCCGGAGGCGGCCAAGGGGCCGGCCTTCGCGGCGGCGGTCGGGCTGATGATCTATCCGCAGGTCGCCTCATTCGAAAACAACCGGGTTTCTGGATTTCTGCGCATGCGTTCAACGGGTACGGGCGGGCGGTTCCAGCGCATGGGTCAATGGCTGAGGGACAGCTTCTAA
- a CDS encoding cell division protein FtsQ/DivIB, producing the protein MFALRPGKNRAAGSAGWLRMPAGIAEGVLPRLLRRPVRAASRIDFSRIEIPRHATAAATAVLFLLTGAYGAALGGHYPAIVKGVTSIGGFAISDVRISGHRETSEIDILQRLELDGWTSLVGFDVDHARSRIAAMPWVRSASVRKIYPDAVEIAIEEKQPFAIWQRGSDLTLIERSGAEIAPFRSERYATLPLVVGVGAAQKAQLIVHKVGLHPGLASRVRGYVRVADRRWNLRLENGITVKLPEDGERAALADLAALDQAQGLLSRDIVAVDMRLDDRLVVKLTPEAVVRRDAAVKARGGKKRQGRAI; encoded by the coding sequence GTGTTTGCGTTGAGACCCGGCAAGAACCGCGCCGCTGGCTCCGCCGGCTGGCTGCGCATGCCCGCCGGCATCGCGGAAGGGGTTCTGCCGCGGCTCTTGAGGCGCCCGGTCAGGGCGGCGTCGCGCATCGATTTCAGCCGTATCGAAATTCCCCGCCATGCGACGGCGGCGGCAACTGCGGTGCTGTTCCTGCTCACCGGCGCCTATGGGGCGGCGCTGGGTGGACACTACCCGGCCATCGTCAAGGGTGTCACCTCGATTGGCGGCTTCGCCATCAGCGATGTGCGCATCTCCGGTCACCGCGAGACCTCCGAAATCGATATCCTGCAGCGTCTCGAGCTGGACGGCTGGACGTCACTGGTCGGTTTCGACGTCGATCACGCGCGCTCGCGCATCGCCGCGATGCCTTGGGTGCGGTCGGCGTCGGTGCGCAAGATCTATCCCGATGCCGTCGAGATCGCGATCGAGGAAAAGCAGCCTTTCGCCATCTGGCAGCGTGGCAGCGATCTCACCCTGATCGAGCGATCGGGCGCTGAAATCGCGCCCTTCCGCAGCGAGCGCTACGCCACCTTGCCGCTGGTCGTCGGTGTCGGCGCGGCGCAGAAGGCGCAGCTGATCGTGCACAAGGTCGGCCTGCACCCGGGCCTGGCCTCGCGCGTCAGGGGCTATGTCAGGGTCGCCGACCGGCGCTGGAACCTTCGGCTGGAGAACGGCATCACCGTCAAGCTGCCGGAAGACGGCGAGCGCGCCGCGTTGGCTGACCTGGCCGCGCTGGATCAGGCGCAGGGGCTGCTGTCGCGCGACATCGTCGCGGTCGACATGCGTCTCGACGACCGGCTGGTCGTGAAGCTGACGCCTGAGGCGGTGGTGCGGCGCGACGCCGCGGTGAAGGCGCGCGGCGGCAAGAAGCGACAGGGGCGGGCGATATGA
- the ftsZ gene encoding cell division protein FtsZ codes for MTINLQKPDITELKPRITVFGVGGGGGNAVNNMITAGLRGVDFVVANTDAQALTMSKAERLIQLGAHVTEGLGAGSQPEVGRAAAEECIDEIVDHLAGTHMCFVTAGMGGGTGTGAAPVVAHAAREKGILTVGVVTKPFHFEGQRRMKTADTGIEELQKCVDTLIVIPNQNLFRIANDKTTFADAFAMADQVLYSGVACITDLMVKEGLINLDFADVRSVMREMGKAMMGTGEASGEGRAMAAAEAAIANPLLDESSMKGARGLLISITGGRDLTLFEVDEAATRIREEVDQEANIILGATFDEDLEGVIRVSVVATGIDKKASEIAAAPIEIRHQPKVAARPAAAAPEPKPAAQPQPAVALQAEKPQMQAEIDPVAEAIRDAERSAGEAAGEFRPQSRIFHGAPVAEQAPAAEMPQARPVAEQSPRMPRVEDFPPVAKAEMQASAEPTSSDEKGPMGLLKRLTTGLSKRDDEPVRTNAAPPREPQLVRQAESRRLSNQDPQLYAPRKGQLDDHGRLTPSARPAQEDDQLEIPAFLRRQAN; via the coding sequence ATGACTATCAATCTGCAAAAGCCGGACATCACCGAGCTGAAGCCGCGCATCACCGTTTTCGGTGTTGGCGGGGGTGGCGGCAACGCCGTCAACAACATGATCACGGCCGGGCTGCGCGGGGTCGACTTCGTGGTCGCCAACACCGATGCACAAGCGCTGACGATGTCGAAGGCGGAGCGCCTGATCCAACTCGGCGCGCATGTGACCGAGGGGCTTGGTGCCGGGTCGCAGCCGGAAGTTGGCCGCGCGGCGGCGGAGGAGTGCATTGACGAGATCGTCGATCATCTGGCCGGCACGCATATGTGCTTCGTCACCGCCGGCATGGGCGGCGGCACCGGGACCGGTGCGGCTCCTGTCGTTGCGCATGCGGCGCGCGAAAAGGGAATCCTGACCGTCGGCGTCGTCACCAAGCCGTTCCACTTCGAAGGCCAGCGGCGGATGAAGACCGCCGACACCGGCATTGAGGAACTGCAGAAATGCGTCGATACGCTGATCGTCATCCCGAACCAGAACCTCTTCCGCATCGCCAATGACAAGACCACCTTTGCCGACGCCTTCGCGATGGCGGATCAGGTGCTCTATTCCGGCGTGGCCTGCATCACCGACCTGATGGTCAAGGAGGGCCTGATCAATCTCGACTTCGCCGACGTGCGTTCGGTCATGCGCGAGATGGGCAAGGCGATGATGGGCACCGGCGAGGCTTCCGGCGAAGGCCGCGCAATGGCGGCGGCGGAGGCGGCGATTGCCAATCCGCTGCTCGACGAGAGCTCGATGAAGGGTGCGCGCGGGCTGCTGATCTCGATCACCGGTGGCCGCGACCTGACGCTGTTCGAGGTCGACGAGGCGGCAACCCGCATCCGCGAGGAAGTCGACCAGGAGGCCAACATCATCCTCGGTGCGACCTTCGACGAGGATCTCGAAGGCGTGATCCGCGTCTCGGTGGTTGCAACCGGCATCGACAAGAAGGCGTCCGAGATCGCAGCCGCACCGATCGAAATCCGCCACCAGCCCAAAGTCGCGGCGCGGCCGGCAGCGGCGGCACCCGAACCGAAGCCCGCCGCCCAGCCGCAGCCTGCCGTGGCGCTACAAGCCGAAAAGCCGCAGATGCAAGCCGAGATCGACCCGGTCGCCGAGGCTATTCGTGATGCCGAGCGCTCGGCCGGAGAGGCCGCAGGCGAGTTCCGGCCGCAAAGCCGCATCTTCCACGGCGCCCCGGTGGCCGAACAGGCACCAGCCGCGGAGATGCCGCAGGCACGACCGGTCGCGGAGCAGTCGCCGCGCATGCCGCGCGTCGAGGACTTTCCCCCGGTGGCAAAGGCTGAAATGCAGGCGAGTGCCGAGCCGACGTCGTCGGACGAAAAGGGACCGATGGGGCTGCTCAAGCGGCTCACCACGGGTCTTTCCAAGCGTGACGACGAGCCGGTGCGCACGAACGCCGCGCCGCCGCGCGAGCCGCAGTTAGTCAGGCAGGCCGAATCACGGCGCCTTTCCAACCAGGACCCGCAGCTCTACGCGCCGCGAAAGGGGCAACTCGACGACCACGGGCGCCTGACGCCGTCGGCTCGCCCGGCCCAGGAAGACGATCAGTTGGAGATTCCTGCCTTCCTTCGCCGGCAGGCCAACTGA